In one Oryza glaberrima chromosome 2, OglaRS2, whole genome shotgun sequence genomic region, the following are encoded:
- the LOC127762017 gene encoding wall-associated receptor kinase 5-like: MAGVVPWMILATTLLLATISISAASRTAKPRCKETCGILTIPYPFGIGAGCFYTDGFDVSCEHNRTYMHNSSNKMEIYSLNLLGGQAQVSTLIANKCSNTDGTWTDGWVSTWTAPFFTLSSRANKLTVVGCNTLAFLGGYNKKEQNVGAGCFSMCPDKQSVDSSGQCSGMGCCQTSIAPKLSSFNVTFDSGFDNSEVNSFNPCSYAFVAEQDWFRFEPDYLEGHKFTDKYKGVPTVLDWVAGRESCAQAPKNRTSYACVSTNSSCINSPNATGYLCACNNGFAGNPYLEGGCQDINECESPGQYCHGICDNTIGGYHCYCGPGTQSTDPKREPCNPITASERARLTKTFIGISVCAIILLSCTFALLIECQKRKLMKEKERFFQQNGGMLLYEQIRSKQVDTVRIFTKEELENATDNFDSSKELGRGGHGTVYKGILKDNRIVAIKRSKIMNMVQKDEFVQEMIILSQINHRNVVRLLGCCLEVEVPMLVYEFIPNGTLFEHIHGKYRTTSISLDARLRIAQESAEALAYLHSSASPPIVHGDVKSPNILLGDNYITKVTDFGASRMLPKDEIQFMTMVQGTLGYLDPEYLQERQLTQKSDVYSFGVVLLELITGKTAIYSENTEEKKSLASSFLLALKENRLESILDRNILGVGTELFQDVAQLAKCCLSTKGEERPLMTEVAERLKAIRSTWREQLIEGANEETVCLLENSSQYDPSTTGRHGSLMALDIETGR; this comes from the exons ATGGCTGGAGTAGTACCATGGATGATCCTTGCAACCACCCTACTGCTAGCAACCATCAGCATCAGTGCAGCATCCAGGACGGCTAAGCCTAGATGCAAAGAAACATGCGGCATCCTCACCATTCCCTACCCCTTCGGCATCGGTGCTGGTTGCTTCTACACTGATGGGTTCGACGTTTCATGCGAGCATAACCGCACTTACATGCATAACTCAAGCAACAAGATGGAGATCTACAGCCTCAATCTGCTTGGAGGGCAGGCTCAAGTCAGCACCTTGATAGCCAACAAATGCTCCAACACAGATGGCACTTGGACAGATGGTTGGGTATCAACATGGACTGCTCCTTTTTTCACATTATCCAGCAGGGCTAACAAGTTGACGGTGGTTGGATGCAATACCCTTGCATTCCTGGGGGGCTACAACAAGAAAGAACAGAACGTTGGGGCTGGGTGCTTCTCGATGTGCCCCGACAAGCAGAGTGTGGACAGTAGCGGCCAGTGCTCCGGCATGGGCTGTTGCCAGACATCTATTGCACCAAAGCTCAGCTCCTTCAACGTGACATTTGACAGCGGGTTCGACAATTCTGAGGTGAACAGCTTCAATCCATGCAGTTATGCCTTCGTTGCCGAGCAGGACTGGTTCAGGTTTGAGCCTGATTACCTAGAAGGTCACAAGTTCACAGACAAGTACAAAGGGGTTCCTACTGTGCTTGATTGGGTTGCTGGAAGAGAATCATGTGCCCAAGCGCCCAAGAACAGGACATCATATGCCTGTGTTAGCACGAACAGCAGCTGCATCAACTCACCAAATGCTACCGGGTATCTCTGTGCCTGCAACAATGGGTTTGCAGGCAACCCGTACCTGGAAGGAGGGTGCCAAG ATATCAACGAGTGCGAATCTCCGGGTCAGTACTGCCATGGAATCTGCGACAACACAATTGGGGGCTACCATTGCTACTGCGGGCCTGGGACTCAAAGTACAGATCCAAAGAGAGAGCCCTGCAATCCAATAACAGCTTCAGAAAGAGCTAGACTAACAAAAACGTTTATAG GCATTTCGGTATGCGCTATTATACTGCTTAGTTGCACTTTTGCACTACTGATCGAATGCCAGAAAAGAAAGctgatgaaagaaaaagaaaggttCTTTCAACAAAATGGGGGTATGCTGCTGTATGAGCAAATCCGGTCAAAGCAAGTTGATACTGTGAGAATATTCACAAAAGAAGAACTAGAGAATGCAACAGACAATTTTGACTCAAGCAAAGAACTAGGAAGAGGCGGTCATGGCACTGTATACAAGGGGATCCTCAAAGACAACAGAATAGTAGCCATAAAGCGCTCAAAGATTATGAATATGGTTCAGAAAGATGAATTTGTGCAAGAGATGATTATACTTTCACAGATCAACCACAGGAATGTGGTAAGGCTTCTAGGTTGTTGCTTAGAAGTGGAAGTTCCAATGCTGGTCTATGAATTCATCCCAAATGGCACTTTGTTCGAGCATATACATGGTAAATACAGAACAACCTCCATTTCACTGGATGCTCGTCTACGGATTGCTCAGGAATCTGCAGAAGCACTAGCATATCTACATTCATCAGCATCCCCTCCAATAGTTCATGGTGATGTCAAATCTCCAAACATTCTCCTAGGTGACAACTACATAACAAAAGTGACTGACTTTGGAGCATCAAGGATGCTTCCAAAAGATGAAATACAGTTTATGACAATGGTACAGGGGACTCTAGGCTACCTAGACCCAGAATACTTACAAGAGCGCCAGCTAACACAGAAAAGTGATGTTTATAGCTTTGGAGTTGTGCTTCTAGAACTAATAACAGGAAAGACTGCAATTTATTCTGAAAAtactgaagaaaagaaaagccttgCATCATCCTTCCTTCTGGCACTGAAAGAGAACAGACTTGAGTCCATCTTGGACAGGAACATATTAGGTGTTGGAACAGAGCTGTTCCAAGATGTTGCTCAACTGGCAAAATGCTGCTTGAGTACAAAGGGGGAAGAACGGCCATTAATGACAGAAGTAGCTGAAAGGTTAAAAGCAATAAGAAGCACCTGGCGTGAGCAATTGATTGAGGGTGCTAATGAAGAAACTGTATGTTTGCTTGAAAACTCATCACAGTATGACCCTTCTACCACTGGACGACATGGAAGCTTGATGGCGCTAGATATAGAAACTGGTAGATGA
- the LOC127761115 gene encoding 60S ribosomal protein L37-1-like: MGKGTGSFGKRRNKTHTLCVRCGRRSFHLQKSTCSSCGYPAARIRKYNWSVKAIRRKTTGTGRMRYMRHVPRRFKSNFREGTEATPRKRAAAAN; this comes from the exons ATG GGGAAGGGTACGGGTAGCTTCGGCAAGCGCCGGAACAAGACGCACACGCTCTGCGTCCGCTGCGGCCGCCGCAGCTTCCACCTCCAGAAGAGCACCTGCTCCTCCTGCGGCTACCCCGCCGCCCGCATCCGCAAGT ACAACTGGAGCGTGAAGGCCATTAGGCGCAAGACCACAGGAACCGGAAGGATGAGGTACATGCGACATGTGCCTAGGAGGTTCAAGAGCAACTTCAGAGAAG GTACTGAGGCTACCCCAAGGAAGAGAGCTGCCGCAGCCAACTAG
- the LOC127761786 gene encoding MDIS1-interacting receptor like kinase 1-like: MEATVPVLLLVTVLSLILPSGIGAAAAGDERSALLALKAGFVDTVGALADWTDGGKASPHCKWTGVGCNAAGLVDRLELSGKNLSGKVADDVFRLPALAVLNISNNAFATTLPKSLPSLPSLKVFDVSQNSFEGGFPAGLGGCADLVAVNASGNNFAGPLPEDLANATSLETIDMRGSFFGGAIPAAYRSLTKLKFLGLSGNNITGKIPPEIGEMESLESLIIGYNELEGGIPPELGNLANLQYLDLAVGNLDGPIPPELGKLPALTSLYLYKNNLEGKIPPELGNISTLVFLDLSDNAFTGAIPDEVAQLSHLRLLNLMCNHLDGVVPAAIGDMPKLEVLELWNNSLTGSLPASLGRSSPLQWVDVSSNGFTGGIPAGICDGKALIKLIMFNNGFTGGIPAGLASCASLVRVRVHGNRLNGTIPVGFGKLPLLQRLELAGNDLSGEIPGDLASSASLSFIDVSRNHLQYSIPSSLFTIPTLQSFLASDNTISGELPDQFQDCPALAALDLSNNRLAGAIPSSLASCQRLVKLNLRRNKLAGEIPRSLANMPALAILDLSSNVLTGGIPENFGSSPALETLNLAYNNLTGPVPGNGVLRSINPDELAGNAGLCGGVLPPCSGSRSTASGPRSRGTARLRHIAVGWLVGMVAVVAAFAALFGGHYAYRRWYVDGAGCCDDENLGGESGAWPWRLTAFQRLGFTCAEVLACVKEANVVGMGATGVVYKAELPRARAVIAVKKLWRPAAAADAAAAAPELTAEVLKEVSLLGRLRHRNIVRLLGYMHNEADAMMLYEFMPNGSLWEALHGPPERRTLVDWVSRYDVAAGVAQGLAYLHHDCHPPVIHRDIKSNNILLDANMEARIADFGLARALGRAGESVSVVAGSYGYIAPEYGYTMKVDQKSDTYSYGVVLMELITGRRAVEAAFGEGQDIVGWVRNKIRSNTVEDHLDGRLVGAGCPHVREEMLLVLRIAVLCTARLPRDRPSMRDVITMLSEAKPRRKSGSSTGSASAKAPTPAAAAVAAVVVDKDKPVFTTTPDSDYA, translated from the coding sequence ATGGAAGCTACAGTGCCAGTGCTGCTGCTAGTGACTGTGCTGTCTTTGATCTTGCCCTCCGGcattggcgccgccgccgccggcgatgagcgGTCGGCGCTGCTCGCCTTGAAGGCGGGCTTCGTCGACACGGTGGGCGCGCTCGCCGACTGGACCGACGGCGGCAAGGCGTCGCCGCATTGCAAGTGGACCGGCGTCGGGTGCAacgccgccggcctcgtcgaTCGGCTCGAGCTCTCCGGCAAGAACCTGAGCGGCAAGGTCGCCGACGACGTGTTCCGGCTGCCGGCGCTCGCGGTGCTCAACATCTCCAACAACGCCTTCGCCACCACGCTGCCCAAGTCCCTGCCGTCGCTGCCCAGTCTCAAGGTGTTCGACGTGAGCCAGAACTCCTTCGAGGGCGGCTTCCCCGCCGGCCTCGGCGGCTGCgctgacctcgtcgccgtcaacGCCTCCGGCAACAACTTCGCCGGTCCCCTCCCCGAGGACCTCGCCAATGCCACGTCCCTGGAGACCATCGACATGCGTGGGAGCTTCTTCGGCGGCGCCATCCCCGCGGCTTACCGGAGCCTCACCAAGCTCAAGTTCTTGGGACTCTCCGGCAACAACATCACCGGCAAGATCCCGCCGGAGATCGGCGAGATGGAGTCCCTCGAGAGCCTCATCATTGGGTACAATGAGCTCGAGGGTGGcatcccgccggagctcggTAACCTCGCCAACCTCCAGTacctcgacctcgccgtcggcaACCTCGACGGGCCCATCCCGCCGGAGCTAGGGAAGCTTCCGGCGCTCACCTCCCTCTACCTCTACAAGAACAACCTCGAGGGCAAGATACCACCGGAGCTCGGCAACATCTCGACGCTGGTCTTCCTCGACCTCTCCGACAACGCGTTCACCGGCGCGATACCCGACGAGGTGGCGCAGCTGAGCCACCTCCGGCTGCTCAACCTCATGTGCAACCACCTCGACGGCGTCGTGCCGGCGGCCATCGGAGACATGCCGAAGCTGGAGGTGCTCGAGCTGTGGAACAACTCGTTGACGGGGTCGCTCCCGGCGTCGCtcggccggagctcgccgctgCAGTGGGTGGACGTGTCGTCGAACGGATTCACCGGCGGCATCCCGGCCGGGATCTGCGACGGCAAGGCGCTCATCAAGCTGATCATGTTCAACAACGGCTTCACCGGCGGCATCCCGGCCGGGCTCGCGTCGTGCGCGTCGCTGGTGCGGGTGCGCGTGCACGGCAACCGGCTCAACGGCACGATCCCCGTCGGGTTCGGGAagctgccgctgctgcagcggctcgagctcgccggcaacGACCTATCCGGCGAGATCCCCGGCGACctcgcgtcgtcggcgtcgctgTCGTTCATCGACGTGTCGCGCAACCACCTCCAGTACTCCATCCCCTCGAGCCTCTTCACCATCCCGACCTTACAGAGCTTCCTCGCGTCGGACAACACgatctccggcgagctccccgaCCAGTTCCAGGACTGCCCGGCGCTCGCCGCGCTGGACCTGTCCAACAACCGGCTCGCCGGCGCGATCCCGTCCAGCCTGGCCTCGTGCCAGAGGCTGGTCAAGCTCAACCTGCGGCGgaacaagctcgccggcgagataCCTCGCTCGCTCGCCAACATGCCGGCGCTCGCCATTCTTGATCTATCGAGCAACGTTCTCACCGGCGGCATACCGGAGAATTTCGGGAGTTCGCCGGCGCTCGAGACGCTCAACCTGGCATACAACAACCTAACCGGACCCGTGCCGGGCAACGGCGTGCTGCGCTCGATCAACCCCGACGAGCTGGCCGGCAATGCCGGGCTGTGCGGCGGCGTGCTCCCGCCGTGCTCCGGCAGCCGTTCCACCGCCTCCGGGCCGCGCTCTCGCGGCACCGCCCGGCTCAGGCACATCGCGGTGGGGTGGCTGGTCGGCATGGTCGCCGTCGTGGCCGCGTTCGCGGCGCTGTTCGGCGGGCACTACGCGTACCGGCGGTGGTACGTGGACGGCGCGGGTTGCTGCGACGACGAGAACCTCGGCGGCGAGTCGGGGGCGTGGCCGTGGCGACTGACGGCGTTCCAGCGGCTGGGGTTCACGTGCGCCGAGGTGCTCGCGTGCGTGAAGGAGGCGAACGTGGTGGGCATGGGCGCCACCGGCGTCGTCTACAAGGCCGagctcccccgcgcgcgcgccgtgatCGCCGTGAAGAAGCTATGgcgaccagccgccgccgccgacgccgccgccgccgcgccggagctGACGGCGGAGGTGCTGAAGGAGGTGAGCCTCCTCGGCCGGCTCCGGCACCGGAACATCGTGCGCCTCCTCGGCTACATGCACAACGAGGCCGACGCCATGATGCTGTACGAGTTCATGCCCAATGGCAGCCTATGGGAGGCGCTGCACGGGCCGCCGGAGCGGCGCACGCTGGTGGACTGGGTGTCGCGCTACGACGTGGCCGCCGGCGTGGCGCAGGGGCTCGCCTACCTCCACCACGACTGCCACCCTCCGGTGatccaccgcgacatcaagtccaacaacatcctcctcgacgccaACATGGAGGCGCGCATCGCCGACTTCGGGCTGGCGCGTGCGCTGGGGCGCGCCGGCGAGTCGGTGTCGGTGGTGGCCGGGTCGTACGGGTACATCGCGCCGGAGTACGGGTACACGATGAAGGTGGACCAGAAGAGCGACACGTACAGCTACGGCGTGGTGCTGATGGAGCTCATCACCgggaggagggcggtggaggcggcgttcGGCGAGGGGCAGGACATCGTCGGCTGGGTGCGCAACAAGATCCGGAGCAACACGGTGGAGGACCACCTCGACGGccggctcgtcggcgccggctgCCCGCACGTCAGGGAGGAGATGCTGCTGGTGCTCCGCATCGCCGTGCTCTGCACCGCCAGGTTGCCGCGCGACAGGCCGTCCATGCGCGACGTCATCACCATGCTCAGCGAGGCCAAGCCGCGCCGCAAGAGCGGCAGCTCCACCGGCAGCGCCAGCGCCAAAGCCcccactccggcggcggcggcggtggcggcggtggtggtggacaaGGACAAGCCGGTGTTCACCACGACGCCGGACTCCGACTACGCTTAG
- the LOC127761322 gene encoding LOW QUALITY PROTEIN: uncharacterized protein LOC127761322 (The sequence of the model RefSeq protein was modified relative to this genomic sequence to represent the inferred CDS: substituted 1 base at 1 genomic stop codon): MAQPRAIRVRAHDGRSTTVTIAASATVSDLRTALRSSFAPALVSPDFHLFLKGTKLIADAKVGNLPVGPGESISFIPVNAKSAPPHPPSSSAPNPWRKRKFSWHDGGGEDIYAKKPTNPAPPRPLSCHGTQPLDPTQMVEHLRQGLGKAGQITHVEEIPGREATFAELPGHLSSSMRDALRSIGVTKLYAHQAQAVQSAVSGEHVVVSTSTSSGKSLCYNIPVLESISQSSAPCALYIFPTKALAQDQLKTLLDMKPAFRSDFDVSIYDGDTAMKDRTRIRNTARLLITNPDMLHMSILPCHAQFKRVLFNLKYIVIDEAHSYKGAFGCHAALILRRLKRICSYVYGSNPTFIFCTATLANPREHVMELANLDRVVLVDNDTSPCGSKNFLLWNPPLQLAKAEDRRPNPVLEVSYLFAEMVQHGLRVIAFCKTRKMCEQVLMQTRQILKETAAELVNSICVYRGGYVASDRRKIEADLFGGILRGVAATNALELGIDVGHIDXTLHLGFPGSMASFWQQAGRSGRRAKQSIAVYVAFEGALDQYFMRSPHKLFGKPIEHCQVDSQNRKVLEQHLACAASEYPLRQEHDESYFGFSMNSVLMTLKDKGCLMNNPSGGDSGVWKYIGPDKKPSHSVSIRAIEHHRYKVIDRRSNRVLEEIEESKAFFQVYDGAVYMHQGVSYLVDKLDLTSRIAYCKVFDLNYYTKVQDYTEISFIGGDVDEHPASECKPDIRRTTAQANDCRVTTKWVGFDRILKSNNQKSDSISLDHLPPYSFETQAVWVQIPVSVRTTMEQMEYQLCGGVHAASHALLSIIPLHMMCSGSDLGTQCAEPQENSETADRILLYDKHPGGIGLASQAKLLFGELLVAALELVSSCSCTNSDGCPNCIQSFACSDYNRDLDKEASIFLLKGVIQYEKLYFEAIDGCYQS; this comes from the coding sequence atggcgcAGCCGAGAGCCATCCGGGTGCGCGCCCACGACGGGCGCTCCACCACCGTCAcgatcgccgcctccgccaccgtcaGCGACCTCAGGACGGCGCTCCGTTCCTCCTTCGCTCCCGCGCTGGTTTCCCCCGACTTCCACCTCTTCCTCAAGGGCACCAAGCTCATCGCCGACGCCAAGGTCGGCAACCTCCCCGTCGGCCCCGGCGAGTCCATCTCTTTCATCCCGGTCAACGCCAAGTCAGCTCCGCCGCACCCTCCGTCGTCGAGCGCGCCGAATCCATGGAGGAAACGCAAGTTTTCttggcacgacggcggcggcgaagacaTCTACGCCAAGAAGCCGACGAACCcagcgccgccgaggccgctcTCCTGCCATGGCACCCAACCTCTCGACCCTACCCAAATGGTGGAGCATCTCAGGCAAGGGCTCGGGAAGGCCGGACAGATCACCCATGTCGAGGAGATCCCGGGAAGGGAGGCGACGTTCGCCGAACTCCCCGGCCACCTCTCGTCCTCCATGAGGGACGCGCTGAGAAGCATCGGCGTCACCAAGCTGTACGCCCACCAGGCGCAGGCCGTGCAAtccgccgtctccggcgagcACGTCGTGGTGTCCACCTCGACGTCGAGCGGCAAGTCGCTGTGCTACAACATCCCCGTCCTCGAGTCCATCTCCCAGAGCTCCGCGCCATGCGCGCTCTACATCTTCCCCACCAAGGCCCTGGCCCAAGACCAGCTCAAGACGCTGCTCGACATGAAGCCGGCGTTCCGCTCCGACTTCGACGTCAGCATCTACGACGGCGACACCGCCATGAAAGACCGGACAAGGATCAGGAACACCGCGAGGCTGCTGATCACCAACCCTGACATGCTCCACATGTCGATCTTGCCATGCCATGCTCAGTTCAAGAGGGTCCTCTTCAACCTCAAGTACATTGTCATCGACGAGGCGCATTCCTACAAGGGCGCATTTGGCTGCCACGCTGCGTTGATTCTGAGAAGATTAAAGCGCATCTGTTCATATGTTTATGGAAGCAATCCAACATTCATATTCTGCACCGCGACATTGGCCAATCCGAGGGAGCATGTCATGGAGCTGGCAAATCTTGATCGAGTCGTGCTGGTTGATAATGACACGAGTCCTTGCGGCTCAAAGAACTTCCTCCTGTGGAATCCGCCATTGCAATTGGCGAAAGCAGAAGACAGAAGACCAAACCCAGTACTAGAGGTTTCCTATCTGTTCGCCGAGATGGTTCAGCATGGGCTTCGTGTCATCGCCTTCTGCAAGACGAGGAAGATGTGTGAGCAGGTGCTGATGCAGACGCGTCAGATTCTTAAGGAGACAGCTGCAGAATTGGTGAATTCTATCTGTGTCTACCGTGGTGGCTATGTTGCGAGTGACAGGAGGAAGATCGAGGCTGATCTCTTCGGTGGAATTCTTCGCGGCGTCGCGGCTACCAATGCTCTTGAGCTGGGGATCGATGTCGGGCACATCGATTAGACGCTGCACCTGGGATTTCCTGGAAGCATGGCTAGCTTCTGGCAGCAGGCAGGGAGATCAGGGAGAAGAGCAAAGCAGTCCATAGCTGTTTATGTAGCCTTTGAGGGTGCTCTTGACCAGTACTTCATGAGATCACCACACAAGCTGTTTGGCAAGCCCATTGAGCACTGCCAGGTTGATTCACAAAACCGCAAGGTTCTTGAACAGCATCTCGCTTGCGCCGCTTCTGAATATCCACTGCGTCAGGAACATGACGAGAGCTACTTTGGTTTTAGCATGAACAGTGTTTTGATGACACTGAAAGATAAGGGCTGTCTCATGAACAATCCATCTGGAGGAGATTCAGGCGTGTGGAAGTATATTGGACCTGATAAAAAACCTTCTCATAGTGTAAGCATACGGGCAATTGAGCATCACAGGTACAAGGTGATCGACAGGAGAAGCAATCGAGTTCTTGAAGAGATTGAGGAAAGCAAGGCTTTCTTTCAGGTGTATGATGGTGCTGTCTACATGCACCAAGGTGTCAGCTACTTGGTTGATAAGCTTGATCTGACATCAAGGATAGCTTACTGCAAGGTGTTTGATCTGAACTACTACACCAAAGTTCAGGACTACACTGAAATCAGTTTCATTGGAGGTGATGTTGATGAACATCCTGCGAGTGAGTGTAAACCTGACATCAGGAGGACAACAGCTCAAGCAAATGACTGCAGGGTGACAACCAAATGGGTTGGCTTTGATCGGATATTGAAGTCAAACAACCAGAAATCCGATAGCATTAGCCTTGATCATCTACCTCCATACTCCTTTGAAACTCAAGCCGTTTGGGTACAGATTCCTGTGTCAGTAAGGACGACTATGGAGCAGATGGAATATCAGCTCTGTGGTGGTGTACACGCTGCTTCTCATGCGCTTCTAAGTATAATACCTCTGCACATGATGTGCAGTGGTTCTGATCTAGGAACACAATGTGCAGAGCCTCAAGAAAATTCTGAAACTGCAGACAGAATTCTGTTGTACGACAAACATCCCGGTGGCATCGGCTTAGCATCACAGGCCAAGCTGCTCTTTGGTGAGCTTCTGGTTGCTGCTTTAGAGCTTGTTTCATCATGCAGCTGCACCAACTCTGATGGGTGTCCAAATTGCATCCAATCATTTGCATGCAGTGATTACAATAGGGATTTGGACAAGGAAGCTTCAATTTTTCTTCTCAAGGGCGTAATTCAGTATGAAAAGTTGTATTTTGAAGCCATAGATGGTTGTTACCAGAGCTGA
- the LOC127764274 gene encoding uncharacterized protein LOC127764274 produces the protein MGHSGGVEAACRVLPIIDEESESEMDEGSPERKVVDDRRKAIVSRMRELLRRAAAQSSAQSKLRSTVLVSAKKWKRVVVSLQNSRRKQEQQQQQLTTTSRQSDGGMSSSPVSSKSNSFSWDIATAESCSSSPAQSPLWPAALRQFSPSPATKHGMRLRRDSSGSAADDDRMSSMSCSGSPDDDDYGGSSRLCQWITTDSDFVVLEL, from the exons ATGGGGCACAGTGGTGGCGTTGAGGCTGCGTGCAGAGTGCTACCCATCATCGAcgaggagtcggagtcggaAATGGACGAGGGGTCGCCGGAGAGGAAGGTCGTCGACGACCGCCGGAAGGCCATCGTGTCCAGGATGAGGGAGCTGCTCCGGCGAGCGGCCGCTCAGTCGTCGGCGCAGTCCAAGCTCCGGTCCACCGTGCTTGTCAGTGCCAAGAAATGGAAG AGGGTGGTGGTGAGCCTGCAGAACAGCAGGAggaagcaggagcagcagcagcagcaactgacgacgacgagccggcaGAGCGACGGCGGCATGAGCTCGTCGCCGGTCTCCAGCAAGAGCAACAGCTTCAGCTGGGACATCGCCACAGCAGAGAGCTGCTCGTCCTCGCCAGCGCAGTCGCCGCtgtggccggcggcgctgcgTCAGTtctcaccgtcgccggcgacgaagcaCGGCATGAGGCTCCGGCGAGACAGCTCGGGGTCAGCAGCTGACGATGACAGGATGAGCAGCATGTCGTGCAGTGGCAGCCCGGATGACGACGACtatggcggcagcagcaggctGTGTCAGTGGATCACCACGGATTCTGACT TTGTGGTTTTGGAGCTGTAG